A single genomic interval of Candidatus Thermokryptus mobilis harbors:
- a CDS encoding FG-GAP-like repeat-containing protein, which yields MRKLFFFLVLTFISLASFGQVSYYLDYLKPGFSISYVANYPVIQKIDGCDDVIAGLDLNKNGKLEILAINDPTVSSPSSEDSTKWIFWFENDGNDSYKLLWSVGLPLTANTNGYSFPGVNITDVDGDGNYEICVVNPSNADPAAGILNPDKIFFYEYDPATGSFPNEPTFSWNLDYPADGNAGFRLTYLLADDFDGDGKQEIALIDRTARIHMWIISLDSPELDPFSSFKVEFQDSSLTATWAFDIVVTDFDKDRKK from the coding sequence ATGAGGAAACTTTTCTTTTTCTTGGTTTTAACTTTTATTTCTCTTGCTTCATTCGGGCAGGTTTCATATTACTTGGATTATTTGAAGCCAGGCTTTAGTATATCTTATGTTGCTAATTATCCAGTGATACAAAAGATTGATGGCTGTGATGATGTTATAGCAGGGCTTGACCTTAACAAGAATGGAAAACTTGAAATTCTTGCGATTAACGACCCGACAGTTTCAAGTCCAAGTTCTGAAGATTCAACGAAGTGGATTTTTTGGTTTGAAAACGACGGGAATGATTCTTACAAACTTTTATGGTCGGTTGGTTTGCCTTTAACTGCGAACACAAATGGCTATAGTTTCCCTGGTGTGAATATAACCGATGTTGATGGTGACGGGAATTATGAGATATGCGTTGTTAACCCTTCAAATGCTGATCCAGCGGCTGGGATTTTGAATCCCGATAAAATTTTCTTTTATGAATATGATCCTGCGACAGGAAGTTTTCCGAACGAGCCGACATTTTCGTGGAACCTTGATTACCCAGCTGATGGAAACGCTGGTTTTAGATTAACATATCTTCTTGCGGATGATTTTGATGGGGATGGGAAGCAAGAGATAGCTTTAATTGATAGGACAGCTCGGATTCATATGTGGATAATATCACTTGATTCACCAGAGCTTGATCCTTTTTCTAGTTTCAAGGTTGAATTTCAGGACAGTTCGCTTACAGCGACTTGGGCATTTGACATTGTAGTGACGGATTTTGATAAGGATAGGAAGAAAGA
- a CDS encoding GWxTD domain-containing protein produces MKILIFALVNLVSSFFIEGKLGLNVDYAVFRHSDQQSYLEIFYSVQKSKLTYEFRNGKYNISLFFRLDVVNLDKDSLIISKGWKIETGFPDTVGAAGQDVVDVLRFYVPAGRYKVVMKGIDLFNTQNYDSVAFDVNVPTFVKGDKLLISSLEFCYSIERSTDTNDAFYKNSFRVVPNPTATFGQNVPVLYYYFELYNIFSGVGGDKFVITVNVLDNYQQKVQEVREKRFVRGKVYDSAVEVGTVNVFNLPTGIYYLDVVVSDIEDKILVGNRRKFFIFNPSVTPRVDTSKVIAQVYSLAEGELDDEFSKASYIATQEEKDLYKKLRGIEAKRRFLGTFWARRGGIEFRAQYLQRVKEADEKFTTKYEPGWKTDRGRVYIVYGPPDEVERYPYAENMKPYEIWHYYSLQGGVIFVFGDRRGFGRFELLHSTLVGEIKDENWMYLLMER; encoded by the coding sequence ATGAAGATTTTAATCTTTGCTCTGGTAAATTTGGTTTCATCTTTCTTTATTGAAGGGAAGCTTGGCTTGAATGTTGATTACGCTGTTTTCAGACATTCCGACCAACAAAGTTACCTTGAAATTTTTTATTCGGTTCAAAAATCAAAGCTCACATATGAGTTTAGAAATGGCAAATATAACATTTCGCTTTTCTTTCGGCTTGATGTGGTAAATCTTGATAAAGATTCTCTAATCATAAGTAAGGGTTGGAAGATTGAAACAGGATTTCCTGACACGGTGGGAGCTGCAGGTCAGGATGTTGTTGATGTTCTTAGATTTTATGTTCCTGCAGGGAGATACAAAGTAGTGATGAAGGGGATTGACCTTTTTAACACTCAAAATTATGATAGCGTTGCTTTTGATGTGAATGTTCCAACTTTTGTCAAGGGAGATAAACTCTTGATAAGCAGTTTGGAGTTTTGTTATTCAATAGAGAGGTCTACAGATACGAATGATGCATTTTATAAAAATTCTTTTAGAGTTGTTCCGAATCCGACGGCTACATTTGGGCAAAATGTTCCAGTTCTTTATTACTATTTTGAACTTTACAACATTTTCAGTGGGGTTGGTGGTGATAAATTCGTGATAACGGTAAATGTGCTTGATAATTATCAGCAAAAGGTTCAAGAGGTAAGGGAGAAGAGGTTTGTAAGAGGAAAGGTTTATGATTCAGCTGTTGAGGTTGGGACGGTAAATGTATTTAATCTGCCAACGGGGATTTATTACCTTGATGTCGTGGTCTCGGATATTGAGGATAAAATTCTCGTTGGGAACAGGCGAAAGTTTTTTATATTTAATCCATCTGTTACACCAAGGGTTGACACTTCAAAAGTTATAGCGCAGGTTTATTCGCTTGCTGAAGGTGAGCTTGATGATGAATTTTCAAAGGCAAGTTATATAGCGACGCAAGAGGAGAAGGACCTTTACAAGAAGTTGAGAGGGATTGAGGCGAAGAGAAGGTTTTTGGGAACTTTCTGGGCAAGGAGAGGCGGAATTGAATTCAGAGCTCAATATCTCCAGCGTGTGAAAGAAGCGGATGAGAAATTCACAACGAAGTATGAACCGGGTTGGAAAACAGATAGAGGGAGGGTTTATATCGTTTATGGACCGCCAGATGAAGTTGAAAGATATCCATATGCTGAAAATATGAAGCCGTATGAGATATGGCATTATTATAGCTTGCAAGGTGGGGTAATCTTTGTATTTGGAGATAGAAGGGGATTTGGCAGGTTTGAGCTACTTCATTCAACGCTTGTCGGTGAGATAAAGGATGAGAACTGGATGTATCTTTTGATGGAAAGGTAA
- a CDS encoding PorV/PorQ family protein, with protein MLKKIILSVIGLALILTSLEAGTSKRKGTAGAEELRIPVGSRGVALGGGVVAEANGVDALFWNPAGASFTNKSAEAMFSHVTWIADIKVNYLSAIANFGGVGVFGVSLKSLDFGEIPITTVDEPEGTGEKFSPTFLTAAVSYSRRMTDRIYVGANLKLITERILRESATGFAVDIGLQYRLESGLRFGAVMKNVGGNMKFDGPDLEWGVVIPGSEPGSPVRSLRVPLQEFELPAAFELGFAYNLKLGESSLTLAGSFQNNNFTLDEYKGGLEYSFKNMLFLRVGYSYVNETDYVFNSPSFGVGFNIPLGGTLEASVEYTYRKVKFFDNNQFLTIRFAM; from the coding sequence ATGTTGAAGAAAATAATACTATCGGTTATAGGTTTGGCATTAATTTTAACTTCACTTGAAGCGGGAACAAGTAAAAGGAAGGGGACGGCTGGAGCGGAGGAATTGAGAATTCCGGTTGGTTCAAGAGGTGTTGCTTTAGGTGGTGGAGTTGTTGCTGAGGCGAATGGTGTTGATGCTCTGTTTTGGAATCCAGCTGGTGCAAGCTTCACAAATAAGTCCGCCGAAGCGATGTTTTCCCATGTGACTTGGATTGCTGATATAAAAGTGAATTATCTTTCGGCTATAGCAAATTTCGGCGGTGTTGGTGTTTTCGGAGTAAGTTTGAAATCGCTTGACTTTGGTGAAATACCTATCACAACGGTTGATGAGCCGGAAGGGACTGGTGAGAAGTTTAGCCCGACATTTCTTACAGCAGCTGTTTCATATAGTAGGAGGATGACAGATAGAATTTATGTTGGGGCGAATTTGAAGCTTATCACTGAAAGAATTTTGAGAGAGTCCGCGACCGGTTTTGCTGTTGACATTGGTTTGCAGTATCGTCTTGAAAGTGGTTTAAGATTTGGGGCTGTGATGAAGAATGTGGGTGGAAATATGAAATTTGACGGTCCGGACCTTGAATGGGGTGTTGTGATACCGGGTTCAGAGCCGGGTTCACCTGTGAGGTCGTTGAGGGTTCCACTTCAGGAATTTGAGCTCCCAGCAGCGTTTGAGCTTGGATTTGCGTATAACCTCAAGCTCGGAGAGTCATCTTTGACGCTTGCTGGAAGTTTCCAGAACAATAACTTCACGCTTGATGAATATAAGGGTGGTCTTGAGTATTCGTTTAAGAATATGCTCTTCTTGAGGGTTGGATATTCTTATGTCAATGAGACGGACTATGTTTTCAACTCGCCATCGTTTGGAGTTGGTTTTAACATTCCACTTGGTGGGACACTTGAGGCAAGCGTTGAATACACATATAGGAAGGTTAAATTCTTTGATAACAACCAATTCCTCACGATTAGGTTTGCGATGTAA